The proteins below come from a single Streptococcus porcinus genomic window:
- the clpP gene encoding ATP-dependent Clp protease proteolytic subunit ClpP has protein sequence MIPVVIEQTSRGERSYDIYSRLLKDRIIMLTGPVEDNMANSIIAQLLFLDAQDNTKDIYLYVNTPGGSVSAGLAIVDTMNFIKSDVQTIVMGMAASMGTIIASSGAKGKRFMLPNAEYLIHQPMGGAGSGTQQTDMAIVAEQLLKTRKRLEKILADNSGKTIKQIHKDAERDYWMDAKETLEYGFIDEIMENNELK, from the coding sequence ATGATTCCTGTAGTTATTGAACAAACAAGTCGAGGAGAACGTTCTTATGATATCTATTCACGTCTCCTAAAAGACCGTATTATTATGCTAACTGGACCAGTTGAAGATAATATGGCGAATTCTATTATTGCACAATTGTTATTTTTGGACGCGCAAGATAATACTAAAGATATTTACCTCTATGTAAATACACCTGGAGGTTCAGTTTCAGCTGGACTAGCAATTGTTGACACTATGAACTTTATTAAATCAGATGTTCAAACTATTGTAATGGGTATGGCTGCCTCAATGGGAACTATCATTGCATCATCAGGTGCCAAAGGCAAACGATTCATGCTACCAAATGCTGAATACTTAATTCATCAACCGATGGGTGGTGCTGGTAGTGGTACGCAGCAAACGGATATGGCAATTGTTGCTGAACAGTTGTTAAAAACACGGAAACGCCTTGAAAAAATCCTTGCTGATAATTCTGGTAAGACGATTAAGCAAATTCATAAAGATGCAGAACGTGACTACTGGATGGATGCCAAAGAGACGTTGGAATATGGCTTCATTGATGAAATTATGGAAAATAATGAATTAAAATAA
- the upp gene encoding uracil phosphoribosyltransferase has translation MGKCQVISHPLIQHKLSILRREDTSTKNFRELVNEIAMLMGYEVSRDLPLEDVEIQTPVAKTVQKQLTGKKLAIVPILRAGIGMVDGFLSLVPAAKVGHIGMYRDEETFEPVEYLVKLPEDIDQRQIFVVDPMLATGGSAILAVDSLKKRGAANIKFVCLVAAPEGVKKLQEAHPDVDIYTAALDEKLNEHGYIVPGLGDAGDRLFGTK, from the coding sequence ATGGGAAAATGTCAAGTTATTTCACATCCACTTATTCAGCATAAACTATCAATCTTACGCAGAGAAGACACTTCAACAAAGAATTTTCGAGAATTAGTCAATGAAATTGCGATGTTGATGGGGTATGAAGTATCACGTGATCTTCCGCTTGAAGATGTAGAGATTCAAACACCAGTGGCAAAAACAGTGCAGAAACAACTCACAGGTAAAAAATTGGCTATTGTCCCAATACTTAGAGCAGGTATCGGAATGGTTGATGGATTCTTAAGTTTAGTCCCAGCTGCGAAGGTTGGACATATCGGAATGTACCGTGATGAAGAAACTTTTGAGCCAGTTGAATACCTTGTTAAACTTCCTGAAGATATTGATCAACGTCAAATTTTTGTTGTGGACCCAATGCTTGCGACTGGTGGTTCTGCTATATTAGCTGTGGATTCCTTGAAAAAACGTGGAGCAGCTAATATTAAGTTTGTCTGTCTCGTAGCAGCACCAGAGGGTGTGAAAAAGTTACAAGAAGCTCACCCTGATGTTGATATTTATACAGCAGCCTTGGACGAAAAGTTAAATGAACATGGCTACATTGTACCTGGTCTTGGTGATGCGGGTGATAGATTATTTGGTACAAAATAA
- a CDS encoding YlbF family regulator: MLVINEDLFAIEDAIDHLIEDIKKTEEFQTYRKVYNKFKKDQQLQYEIEQFQRLLTDVADQKDYLRYRPDSKSINKEILRKKRELDLHPKVVALRIAEVDLQTILAEIAESIAEIVSSTIFIDTGLPLAERRERIAKGIYRNIKEGNSACLKDKVELE, from the coding sequence ATGTTAGTCATTAACGAAGATCTATTTGCTATTGAAGACGCTATTGATCATTTAATAGAAGATATTAAGAAAACAGAGGAATTTCAAACTTATCGAAAAGTCTACAATAAGTTTAAAAAAGACCAGCAACTGCAATACGAAATTGAACAGTTTCAGAGATTACTCACTGATGTAGCAGATCAAAAAGACTACTTAAGGTATCGTCCCGACAGTAAATCCATTAATAAAGAAATCTTGCGTAAAAAGAGAGAGCTTGATTTACACCCTAAAGTGGTTGCATTGCGAATTGCAGAGGTTGATTTACAAACAATTTTAGCAGAGATTGCAGAGAGCATTGCTGAAATTGTGTCCTCAACTATCTTTATTGATACAGGGTTACCATTAGCTGAACGACGAGAAAGAATTGCAAAAGGAATTTATCGAAATATAAAAGAAGGAAATAGCGCATGTTTGAAAGACAAAGTAGAGTTGGAATAA
- a CDS encoding ABC transporter substrate-binding protein, which produces MQKKIFATIGAGLALFSLAACDAAPPSSTSNAEGTKIEKTVKIGLNLELTGPVSAYGSAEKVGAMMAVAEINKAGGINGKKIEVISKDNKSENAESATVTTSLATQNNVNVIIGPSTSGAAAAASPNATQAAVPLITPSGTQDDLTIAKDGKTYDYIYRTTFIDSYQGDVLSTFASDHLKAKKVALFYDNSSDYAKGIAKRFKRVYKGKIVSESTYQSGDTDFQSALTKIKNQHYDAVIMPGYYQETGTIIKQAREMGIKVPIVGPDGFADAKLVELGGKDNVTDVYYLSGYSASISKKAVTFAEHYKKKYGKEPSMFAALAYDSVYMVAEAAKGAKTSKDISEGIAALKQFEGVTGTMTIDHKHNPIKSVTVIGLTKGKESSATVIAAK; this is translated from the coding sequence ATGCAAAAGAAAATTTTTGCCACAATAGGCGCAGGACTCGCTTTATTTTCATTAGCAGCTTGTGATGCGGCTCCCCCCAGTAGTACATCAAATGCTGAAGGAACCAAAATTGAGAAAACGGTGAAAATTGGTCTAAACTTGGAGCTGACAGGACCAGTTTCTGCTTATGGCAGTGCAGAAAAAGTTGGCGCAATGATGGCTGTTGCTGAAATTAATAAAGCTGGTGGTATCAATGGTAAAAAGATAGAAGTCATTTCAAAAGATAACAAATCAGAAAATGCTGAGTCTGCTACTGTAACGACTAGCTTGGCAACGCAAAATAACGTTAATGTCATTATCGGACCATCTACTTCAGGAGCGGCAGCAGCAGCATCACCTAATGCCACACAAGCAGCAGTACCGTTGATTACGCCTTCTGGGACGCAAGATGACTTAACGATTGCGAAAGACGGAAAAACGTACGATTATATCTACCGAACAACTTTTATTGATTCTTATCAAGGAGATGTTTTGTCAACATTTGCCAGTGATCATTTAAAAGCTAAAAAAGTGGCTCTCTTTTATGATAACTCTAGTGACTACGCAAAAGGCATTGCCAAACGATTTAAACGTGTTTACAAGGGTAAAATTGTTTCCGAGTCTACCTATCAGTCAGGTGATACGGATTTCCAATCAGCATTGACAAAAATAAAAAATCAACATTATGATGCTGTCATTATGCCGGGTTATTATCAAGAAACTGGGACTATTATTAAGCAGGCGCGTGAAATGGGGATAAAAGTACCCATTGTAGGTCCTGATGGCTTTGCTGATGCTAAGTTAGTTGAACTTGGCGGAAAAGATAATGTTACAGATGTTTATTATCTTTCTGGTTATTCTGCGTCCATATCTAAAAAAGCGGTCACTTTTGCTGAACATTATAAAAAGAAATATGGCAAAGAGCCATCAATGTTTGCGGCCTTAGCCTATGATTCTGTGTACATGGTAGCAGAGGCTGCTAAAGGAGCAAAAACTTCGAAAGATATTTCTGAAGGGATTGCGGCATTAAAGCAATTTGAAGGTGTTACTGGCACGATGACTATTGACCACAAACACAACCCTATCAAATCTGTGACAGTCATTGGTTTAACCAAGGGGAAAGAAAGTTCAGCAACCGTTATTGCGGCAAAATGA
- a CDS encoding DUF2129 domain-containing protein, with protein sequence MFERQSRVGIIVYLYYNRDARKIQKFGDCHYHSRKSRYIILYVNKEELADKVKDISKLKFVKEVKLSELDAIDRDFVGNLYR encoded by the coding sequence ATGTTTGAAAGACAAAGTAGAGTTGGAATAATCGTCTACCTTTATTACAATCGTGATGCCCGTAAGATTCAAAAATTTGGTGATTGCCATTACCATTCAAGAAAATCACGCTATATTATTCTATATGTTAATAAGGAAGAACTTGCAGACAAAGTTAAAGATATTAGCAAATTGAAATTTGTTAAAGAAGTTAAACTCTCTGAGCTTGATGCCATTGATCGTGACTTTGTAGGAAATCTTTACCGTTAA